From one Anabas testudineus chromosome 18, fAnaTes1.2, whole genome shotgun sequence genomic stretch:
- the LOC113168168 gene encoding junctional adhesion molecule B-like, translating to MFPAVLCCSVLLTVLFLQSNGQQIITARLGLNVILPCRTSSSAVSRPDLELEYVFFYRNKQSDKTYLSFKDRVELVNSQIKDGNLSLILKNVTRSDAGTYECRVHQDTT from the exons ATGTTTCCAgctgttctctgctgctctgtgctgctgactgtgttgtttcttcagtctAACG GTCAGCAGATCATCACAGCTCGTCTTGGACTGAATGTCATTCTGCCTTGTCGAACTTCCAGCAGCGCCGTCAGCAGACCTGACCTGGAGCTAGAATACGTGTTCTTCTACAGGAACAAACAGTCAGATAAAACCTATCTGTCTTTTAAGGACCGTGTGGAGCTGGTGAACAGTCAGATAAAGGATGGTAACCTGTCTTTAATCCTGAAGAACGTGACTAGAAGTGATGCTGGAACGTACGAGTGCAGAGTTCATCAGGACacaacatga